From Fusobacterium varium:
TTAGGCCATAATTCTGCAAAATCAAGTTTAATTATAGGGATATTTGTATTTATTTTACTATTATCAAGAGTTAAAATTAAATCAGGTTTAGCATTTGATGAAAAAAAGCAATCCAGTTCATAACTTGAAATTATAGTTATATTATTTATTTTATAAAAATTTTGAAGATATTTTGAAACAAGCTTTCCTAGAAAATGCTTGATAGAATTATCTATTATTAGAATATTCTTTCTGCTTGTTTTTAAACCATTAGATTTCAAGATATGATTTTTTAATAATAAAGTTATGAAAAGGAGATCATCAGTATGAAACTGTCTAAATACTTTTTTAGTAAACTCATCTACAATTTCAAAAATATCTTCACATGACTCAGGAATATGAGAGATTTTTTTCTGGTGCTGACTTATATTAAATTCAGCTTTATAATTAGAAAGTTTAAATGAATATGAAAGTATCATTAAAAAATTCTCATCAATAGTAAAATTGATATTTAATTTTTCTTTTAAAATAGAAAGAAATTTTTCAATTTTTGGTTTTAACTTATACTCTCCTTTATAAGTTTCAATATCAGAATCAAGAAAAACTGTTATGATTTGATTGATTTCATAATCTTCAATAGGTATATGGATATTGTATAATAGTTTTTCTTTAAAAGTTTGATATTTTTGAGAATGAGAATTGCCTTCTATTGTTAAAGAATCATCCTTAAAACTTTTTCTTAATTTTCCAGATAATATAATGCCTATAACATAATAGAAACTTTCTGGAGGAAGAGCAATATTTATATCTCTTGTAATCTCCATGAGCATTCTATCTATTAAGGATATACTGCAATTTTCATTAAACACCTTTAAGAATTTTTGAAATATTTTATTTATATTACCTTTTTTTATTAGTAATTTTTCTATAAATAGACTGAGAAGCTGTCTCATATCAGCTTCTTTTCCAACTAGAGTAACTCCTTTTCCAGCAACAGGAACAAGTTCGATATTTTTTTTAGAAAAAAATTCTTTTATGTCTATCATATCGTAGTTGAGAGCTCTTCTTGTAATTCCCAGTTCTTCAGCTATGGGATTTAATGTTATAAGATTATCTGTAAGTAGTTTTAATATAATATATTCTTTTCTTTCTTCTACAGTTATGACTTCTTTGGAAATAAGATGAGAAATTAATCTAGAATCTTTATTTTTAATATAGTAAATACCGTTATTTTCTACTAAAGAATTTAGGTTATTGCTTTTTAAAAAAGTTTTAATTGTTTTTATATTATTTGCTACAGTTCTGTTAGTTATAGAAAAAAAATCTGCAAGTTCATCAATTGTAAACTTATTTCCAGTGAGGAATAAGTTAATAATTTTAAGAGAACGCTTTGTTAAAATCATTAGAACACTCCTCTAGTTTTTTATATTATATATCATTATAGAAAGAAATTATGAAAATTGAGTGACAAAAGAAAAAAAATATGGTAGTATCTATATATAAATATATATAGAATGAAAAAAGAGGTGGTTTAAGTGGCAGCTAAAAAAAATGAAGAAATGAGTAAGGAAAAAGCATTAGATCTAGCTATAAAACAAATATCTAAAGAATTTGGAGAAGGATCTATAATGAAACTTGGGAATAACCTAAGTATGAATGTGGAAGTTATTTCAACAGGAAGCTTAAATCTTAATATAGCATTAGGAGTAGGAGGAGTACCAAGAGGAAGAATAATAGAAGTATATGGAGCAGAAAGTTCAGGGAAAACAACAATAGCTCTCCATATTGTAGCAGAAGCACAAAAAGCTGGAGGAATAGCAGCATTTATAGATGCAGAACATGCTTTAGATCCAGTATATGCAAGAGCTTTAGGAGTAGATGTAGATGAACTGCTGATATCTCAGCCAGATTATGGAGAACAAGCTCTTGAAATAGCAGATATGCTTGTGAGATCAAATGCTGTAGATATCATCGTAGTTGACTCAGTAGCAGCTCTTGTACCAAAAGTAGAAATTGATGGAGAAATGGGAGATCAGCAGATGGGACTTCAAGCAAGACTTATGTCAAAAGCTTTGAGAAAACTTACTGCGACGTTAAATAAGTCAAAGACTACAATGGTATTTATTAATCAGATTAGAGATAAAATTGGTGGATTTGGCTTTGGACCTCAAACTACAACTACTGGAGGAAAAGCTTTAAAATTTTATTCTTCAGTAAGATTGGAAGTAAAGAGAATAGGATCAGTAAAACAAGGTGATGAGGTAATAGGAAATGAAACAGTAGTAAAAGTTACAAAAAATAAAGTAGCCCCTCCGTTTAAAGAAGCAGCTTTCCAAATAATGTATGGAAAAGGAATAACAAGAGTAGGGGAAATAATGGAAATAGCTTTGAATAATGATATAGTAGCAAAATCAGGAGCTTGGTTCAGTTTTGGAGATATTAGATTGGGACAAGGAAAAGAAAATGTAAAAGCAAGACTTGAAACAGAACCAGAACTATTTGGGCAGATAGAAAAAAAAGTGTTGGAAATAATAGAAAAAGGTGGACTTGATACTAAACCTTCTAAAAAGAAAGCTACAGAAAGTACTGAATCTGATGAAAGTGACACATTAGATTTTGATGGTGATAATGAAGAAACTATTGAAGAAGAAATATAATTTTAGTAATTAGAGATAGGAGCTGATTTATGAAGATATTTAAATCTGGCAGAGGAAATTATTTATATGCTGAAGTTTCTCTTTGGGCAAGAATAAAAAAATGGTTGAGAAAAAATAGAAAATGTAATAAAATATTATTATAAAATAAAAATTATGTTTTTAAAATTCAAAACCCCAAAAGGAGATGAGGTATATGGAAAAAATACTTTTAAAAAATGGGAAATTTGTTTTAGGAAATAGAATTGTTTCAGGGGATTTATTAGTAATAGATGGCAAAATAAAAAAAATAACAGAAAACGAAAATCCTTTATATGAAAATGGAATAGATTTAAAAGGGAAATATGTAGTACCTGGATTTATTGATGCTCATATTCATGGGGCATATGGTGCAGATGCTATGGATGGAACTGTGGAGGCATTAAAAACTATTTCATCATTTGTAGTAAAACATGGAACAACTAACTTTCTTGCTACAACTCTTACAAGTACAAAAGAAATTTTAAAAAATGTTTTAGAAAAAATAGCAGAAGTACAGAATAAAGAATTAGAAGGAGCAAACATATTTGGAGCTCATATGGAAGGACCATATTTTGATATACAATATAAGGGTGCTCAAAATGAAAAATATATGAAACCAGCTGGTATAGAAGAAATAAAAGAATATTTAAATATTAAACCAGGACTTGTAAAATTATTTTCTTTATCACCTAAAGATGATGCCGCTCTAGAAGCAATCAAATTCTTAAAGGAAAATGGAGTAATAGTTTCTGTAGGACACTCAGCAGTTTATTTTGATGATGTGCAAAAAGCTATAAAAGCTGGATTGAGTCATTCAACACATACATATAATGGTATGAGAGGATTTACTCATAGAGAACCAGGAGTAGTAGGAGCAGTATTAAGCAGTGATGCTGTAATGGCAGAAGTTATATTTGATAAAATACATGTGCATCCAGAAGCTGTAAGACTTATGTTGAAAGCAAAAGGTGTAGATAAAGTAGAATGTATTACTGATGCTATGAGTGCTACTGGACTTCCAGATGGAAATTATAAACTTGGTGAACTTGATGTTTATGTAAAAGATAATCAGGCAAGACTTGTAAGTAATGATGCACTTGCAGGAAGTGTTCTCACTTTAGATAAAGCATTTAAAAATGTTATTGAATTAGGATATAGTATTTTTGATGCAGTTAAAATGACAAGTACAAATGCAGCTAAAGAATTTGGACTTAACACTGGAGAAATAGCTGAAGGAAAAGATGCAGATCT
This genomic window contains:
- the recA gene encoding recombinase A is translated as MAAKKNEEMSKEKALDLAIKQISKEFGEGSIMKLGNNLSMNVEVISTGSLNLNIALGVGGVPRGRIIEVYGAESSGKTTIALHIVAEAQKAGGIAAFIDAEHALDPVYARALGVDVDELLISQPDYGEQALEIADMLVRSNAVDIIVVDSVAALVPKVEIDGEMGDQQMGLQARLMSKALRKLTATLNKSKTTMVFINQIRDKIGGFGFGPQTTTTGGKALKFYSSVRLEVKRIGSVKQGDEVIGNETVVKVTKNKVAPPFKEAAFQIMYGKGITRVGEIMEIALNNDIVAKSGAWFSFGDIRLGQGKENVKARLETEPELFGQIEKKVLEIIEKGGLDTKPSKKKATESTESDESDTLDFDGDNEETIEEEI
- the nagA gene encoding N-acetylglucosamine-6-phosphate deacetylase; its protein translation is MEKILLKNGKFVLGNRIVSGDLLVIDGKIKKITENENPLYENGIDLKGKYVVPGFIDAHIHGAYGADAMDGTVEALKTISSFVVKHGTTNFLATTLTSTKEILKNVLEKIAEVQNKELEGANIFGAHMEGPYFDIQYKGAQNEKYMKPAGIEEIKEYLNIKPGLVKLFSLSPKDDAALEAIKFLKENGVIVSVGHSAVYFDDVQKAIKAGLSHSTHTYNGMRGFTHREPGVVGAVLSSDAVMAEVIFDKIHVHPEAVRLMLKAKGVDKVECITDAMSATGLPDGNYKLGELDVYVKDNQARLVSNDALAGSVLTLDKAFKNVIELGYSIFDAVKMTSTNAAKEFGLNTGEIAEGKDADLVVLNNDYSVDMTFVRGKLKYQA